The Petropleomorpha daqingensis genome includes a window with the following:
- a CDS encoding helix-turn-helix domain-containing protein: protein MATPTDVTTAAAADDPATGLRAIRALRELADRLEALQVANARDRGWSWQQVADALGVSRQAVHKKHARSRRDR, encoded by the coding sequence ATGGCAACACCCACCGATGTCACGACCGCCGCCGCGGCCGACGACCCGGCCACCGGCCTGCGGGCCATCCGCGCCCTGCGCGAGCTCGCCGACCGGCTGGAGGCGCTGCAGGTGGCCAACGCCCGGGACCGCGGCTGGTCCTGGCAGCAGGTCGCCGACGCGCTCGGGGTCTCCCGGCAGGCGGTCCACAAGAAGCACGCCCGGTCGAGAAGGGATCGCTGA
- a CDS encoding ABC transporter permease translates to MTVPVLTPGALAFAGQRLTAYRHFWRSSLISSVLEPALFLASMGLTLGILVDRGPGLPGGVSYLSFLAPGLLAAAAMQTGSFESTYPVLGAIKWDKTYDAVLATPTRVPDLLVGQLLYVAFRVTTSAALFLAVLVLFGAADSWLVVLAVPAALLTGMAFAAPITAYAATLDNDSGFAAVQRFLIIPMFLFSGTFFPVSQLPAVFEWIAYVTPLWHGVSLARGLALGTIDLGAGLLHVGYLALWIAGGVLLARWAYRRRLLT, encoded by the coding sequence GTGACCGTCCCCGTGCTCACACCGGGCGCCCTGGCCTTCGCAGGTCAGCGGCTCACCGCCTACCGGCACTTCTGGCGCAGCAGTCTGATCAGCAGCGTGCTGGAGCCGGCGCTGTTCCTCGCCTCGATGGGGCTGACGCTGGGCATCCTGGTCGACCGCGGCCCCGGCCTGCCCGGCGGCGTCTCCTACCTGTCGTTCCTCGCGCCGGGGCTGCTGGCCGCCGCGGCGATGCAGACCGGGTCGTTCGAGTCGACCTACCCGGTGCTCGGCGCGATCAAGTGGGACAAGACCTACGACGCCGTGCTGGCCACGCCGACCCGGGTGCCCGACCTGCTGGTCGGCCAGCTGCTGTACGTCGCGTTCCGGGTGACGACGTCGGCGGCGCTGTTCCTCGCCGTCCTGGTGCTCTTCGGGGCGGCCGACAGCTGGCTGGTGGTGCTCGCCGTGCCCGCCGCGCTGCTGACCGGCATGGCCTTCGCCGCCCCGATCACGGCGTACGCGGCGACGCTGGACAACGACAGCGGGTTCGCCGCGGTGCAGCGGTTCCTGATCATCCCGATGTTCCTGTTCTCGGGGACGTTCTTCCCGGTCAGCCAGCTGCCGGCGGTCTTCGAGTGGATCGCCTACGTCACCCCGCTGTGGCACGGGGTCTCCCTGGCCCGTGGCCTCGCGCTCGGCACCATCGATCTCGGCGCCGGCCTGCTGCACGTCGGCTACCTGGCGCTGTGGATCGCCGGCGGCGTGCTGCTCGCCCGGTGGGCCTACCGCCGGAGGCTGCTCACGTGA
- the ndk gene encoding nucleoside-diphosphate kinase, whose amino-acid sequence MSAPTAERTLVLVKPDGVARGLVGEVVSRLEAKGLRLVAAELRTLTAETAETHYAEHRERPFFASLVEFITSGPLMALVVEGPRAIEAFRALAGATDPVKAGPGTIRGDFALEVQSNIVHGSDSPESAAREVQLFFPDLG is encoded by the coding sequence GTGTCCGCACCCACTGCTGAGCGCACCCTGGTCCTGGTCAAGCCCGACGGCGTCGCCCGCGGCCTGGTCGGCGAGGTCGTCTCCCGGCTGGAGGCCAAGGGCCTGCGGCTGGTCGCCGCCGAGCTGCGCACCCTGACCGCCGAGACCGCCGAGACGCACTACGCCGAGCACCGCGAGCGGCCGTTCTTCGCCTCGCTGGTCGAGTTCATCACCAGCGGCCCGCTGATGGCGCTGGTCGTCGAGGGCCCGCGGGCGATCGAGGCGTTCCGCGCGCTGGCCGGCGCGACCGACCCGGTGAAGGCGGGCCCCGGCACGATCCGCGGCGACTTCGCCCTCGAGGTGCAGTCCAACATCGTGCACGGCTCCGACTCGCCCGAGTCCGCCGCGCGCGAGGTGCAGCTCTTCTTCCCCGACCTGGGCTGA
- a CDS encoding ABC transporter permease, with protein MSAETLELASPPQPGSLLLRVFPLYPLSARRAGYLVQRNFLVAKRTWVLFVSGFFEPFFYLLSIGVGIGGLVGDVVTDTGTSLTYQQFVAPALLASSAMNGAIYDAVHNLYFKLRYSKLYDAVLATPLSAPDAAVGETTWALLRGASYSAAFLVIMAILGLVESWWAVLALPAAILIGFAFAAAGLAATTFLRSWQDFEFVQLAVLPMFLFSTTFYPLSTYPEPLQWVVRCTPLYHGIELIRNLVTGEVGWSLLGNAVYLLVMGLIGLAIGARRLSGLLLK; from the coding sequence GTGAGCGCCGAGACGCTGGAGCTCGCCTCCCCGCCACAGCCCGGGTCGCTGCTGCTGCGGGTCTTCCCGCTCTACCCGCTGTCGGCCCGGCGGGCCGGGTACCTCGTGCAGCGCAACTTCCTGGTCGCCAAGCGGACCTGGGTCCTGTTCGTCTCCGGCTTCTTCGAGCCGTTCTTCTACCTGCTCTCGATCGGCGTCGGCATCGGCGGGCTGGTGGGCGACGTGGTGACCGACACCGGGACGTCGCTGACCTACCAGCAGTTCGTCGCCCCGGCGCTGCTGGCCAGCTCGGCCATGAACGGCGCGATCTACGACGCCGTCCACAACCTGTACTTCAAGCTGCGGTACTCGAAGCTCTACGACGCCGTGCTGGCCACGCCGCTCTCGGCGCCCGACGCCGCGGTGGGGGAGACGACCTGGGCGCTGCTGCGCGGCGCGTCCTACTCGGCGGCCTTCCTCGTGATCATGGCGATCCTCGGGCTGGTCGAGTCGTGGTGGGCGGTGCTCGCACTGCCGGCGGCGATCCTCATCGGCTTCGCCTTCGCCGCGGCCGGGCTGGCGGCCACCACGTTCCTGCGCAGCTGGCAGGACTTCGAGTTCGTGCAGCTCGCCGTCCTGCCGATGTTCCTGTTCTCGACGACCTTCTACCCGCTGTCGACCTACCCCGAGCCGTTGCAGTGGGTCGTGCGGTGCACGCCGCTCTACCACGGCATCGAGCTGATCCGGAACCTCGTCACCGGCGAGGTCGGCTGGTCGCTGCTCGGCAACGCCGTGTACCTGCTGGTCATGGGCCTGATCGGGCTGGCGATCGGCGCCCGCCGCCTGTCCGGCCTGCTGCTGAAGTAA
- a CDS encoding DUF3048 domain-containing protein: MVASGRRSRRPWLVAAGVVLVAVLPACGPDEQPRATGTSSSSTTAAPTTTTPPPPPPPPPVYPLTGVQAPGVVNRPALAVKIENSIDARPQTGLNMADMVWEEVVEGGITRYVAVYQSAVPAEIGPVRSVRPMDPAIAAPLHGLLAFSGGQQQYVDAVGAAGLQVLSMDAGSGGFYRVHSRRAPHNVYATPQTLLDQADGAHVASPPPQFTFAGPGQPPSAGAPAGVVRLTMSGVSHPSWTWSPPDGAWLRSEGPSPAVEADGARLRATNVVVLSVNVVNTSARDPAGNPVPETQLLGSGSALVAIGGTVVTATWSKASLGDPVVLTGPDGAVVRLAPGTTWVELVPLRTGSVTTG, from the coding sequence GTGGTTGCGTCCGGTCGTCGATCCCGTCGCCCGTGGCTGGTGGCGGCCGGCGTGGTGCTGGTCGCCGTCCTGCCCGCGTGCGGCCCGGACGAGCAACCGCGGGCGACGGGGACGTCCTCCAGCAGCACGACCGCGGCCCCGACGACCACGACGCCGCCGCCCCCTCCGCCCCCGCCGCCGGTCTACCCGCTCACCGGGGTGCAGGCGCCGGGTGTGGTCAACCGGCCGGCACTCGCGGTGAAGATCGAGAACTCGATCGACGCCCGGCCGCAGACGGGGCTGAACATGGCCGACATGGTCTGGGAGGAGGTCGTCGAGGGCGGCATCACCCGCTACGTCGCGGTGTACCAGTCCGCCGTCCCCGCCGAGATCGGGCCGGTGCGCTCGGTGCGGCCGATGGACCCGGCCATCGCCGCGCCGCTGCACGGGCTGCTCGCCTTCTCCGGGGGGCAGCAGCAGTACGTCGACGCGGTCGGCGCGGCCGGCCTGCAGGTGCTCAGCATGGACGCCGGCTCGGGCGGCTTCTACCGGGTGCACTCCCGGCGCGCGCCGCACAACGTCTACGCGACGCCGCAGACCCTCCTCGACCAGGCCGACGGCGCGCACGTCGCGAGCCCGCCGCCGCAATTCACCTTCGCCGGGCCGGGTCAGCCGCCCTCCGCCGGTGCGCCTGCGGGGGTCGTGCGCCTGACGATGTCGGGGGTCAGCCACCCCAGCTGGACGTGGAGCCCGCCGGACGGCGCCTGGCTGCGCTCGGAGGGGCCGTCGCCCGCGGTCGAGGCGGACGGGGCCCGGCTGCGCGCGACCAACGTCGTCGTCCTGTCCGTGAACGTGGTGAACACCTCCGCGCGTGACCCCGCCGGCAACCCGGTGCCCGAGACGCAGCTGCTCGGATCCGGGTCCGCGCTGGTCGCGATCGGCGGGACCGTGGTGACCGCGACCTGGTCGAAGGCCTCGCTCGGCGACCCCGTCGTCCTGACCGGCCCGGACGGCGCCGTCGTGCGACTCGCTCCCGGCACCACCTGGGTGGAGCTCGTGCCGCTGCGGACCGGATCGGTGACCACCGGCTGA
- a CDS encoding ABC transporter ATP-binding protein, giving the protein MLSDRSLIRARGLVKRFGDFTAVDGIDVDVAPGEAFGFLGPNGAGKSSTMRMIGAVSPPTAGELRILGLDPVVDGPRIRARLGVVPQTDNLDLELTVLENLLVYGRYFGLPRGTIRERAAELLEFVQLSDRAADKVEPLSGGMKRRLTIARSLINEPDVVLLDEPTTGLDPQARHVLWERLYRLKQRGVTLVLTTHYMDEAEQLCDRLVVMDKGRIAAEGSPTELIRSYSTREVCELRFPLAEGQPGPEAFVDAIKPVVHSGAAERIEVLPDRLLLYAHDGEAALAAVTAHGVHPQSSLVRRSSLEDVFLRLTGRTLVD; this is encoded by the coding sequence GTGCTCTCCGACCGGTCCCTGATCCGCGCCCGCGGGCTGGTCAAGCGCTTCGGCGACTTCACCGCCGTCGACGGGATCGACGTCGACGTGGCGCCGGGGGAGGCCTTCGGTTTCCTCGGCCCCAACGGCGCCGGCAAGAGCTCGACGATGCGCATGATCGGCGCGGTGTCCCCGCCGACCGCCGGTGAGCTGCGCATCCTCGGCCTCGACCCGGTCGTCGACGGCCCGCGCATCCGGGCCCGGCTCGGCGTCGTCCCGCAGACCGACAACCTCGACCTCGAGCTGACGGTGCTGGAGAACCTGCTGGTCTACGGCCGGTACTTCGGGCTGCCACGCGGCACGATCCGCGAGCGGGCCGCCGAGCTGCTGGAGTTCGTGCAGCTGTCCGACCGCGCCGCCGACAAGGTGGAGCCGCTGTCCGGCGGCATGAAGCGGCGGCTGACCATCGCCCGCTCGCTGATCAACGAGCCCGACGTCGTCCTGCTCGACGAGCCCACCACCGGTCTGGACCCGCAGGCCCGGCACGTGCTCTGGGAGCGGCTGTACCGGCTCAAGCAGCGCGGGGTCACCCTCGTGCTGACCACGCACTACATGGACGAGGCCGAGCAGCTGTGCGACCGGCTCGTCGTCATGGACAAGGGCCGGATCGCGGCCGAGGGGTCGCCGACCGAGCTGATCCGCTCCTACTCCACCCGCGAGGTCTGCGAGCTGCGCTTCCCGCTCGCCGAGGGCCAGCCCGGCCCCGAGGCGTTCGTCGACGCGATCAAGCCGGTGGTGCACTCCGGCGCCGCCGAGCGGATCGAGGTGCTGCCCGACCGCCTGCTGCTCTACGCGCACGACGGCGAGGCCGCGCTGGCGGCGGTGACCGCGCACGGGGTGCACCCGCAGTCCAGCCTCGTGCGGCGCAGCTCGCTGGAGGACGTCTTCCTTCGGCTCACCGGCCGGACGCTGGTGGACTGA
- the valS gene encoding valine--tRNA ligase codes for METRIATPGSIAPGAESGVPEKPSLEGLEEKWVQRWAAEDTYAFDRATALTSPREQTYSIDTPPPTASGSLHVGHVFSYTHTDFVARYQRMLGKHVFYPMGWDDNGLPTERRVQNYYGVRCDPSLHYDPSFTPPENPGKDQLPISRRNFVELCMRLTEEDELAFEQLWRRVGLSVDWSNVYRTISESSRAIAQKMFLHNLARGEAYAQEAPTLWDVTFRTAVAQAELEDRERPGAYHRISFHGPSGPVFIETTRPELLPACVALVAHPDDERYQPLFGKTVRTPVFDVEVPVVAHRLAEPDKGSGIAMICTFGDLNDVTWWRELQLPTRAIVGWDGRIVADPPADVPAGPYSELAGKTVFSAQQRMVELLRESGDLSGEPKPITHPVKFFEKGERPLEIVTTRQWYIRNGGRSPELRDALLARGREIQWIPEHMRHRYDNWVEGLNGDWLISRQRFFGVPFPVWYRLDDEGQPVHDEPILAAEDALPVDPSSDVPPGFEESQRGTPGGFMADPDVMDTWATSSLSPQVASGWETDPQLFAHVFPMDLRPQAHDIIRTWLFSTVVRSHFEFDAVPWSHAAISGFVVDPDRKKMSKSKGNATTPIDVLERYGTDAVRWRAAGARPGADSPFDEAQMKVGRRLAMKILNVGKFVLGLGASAGLSVDQVTEPLDLAVLARLAEVVDDATAAMDAYNYTRALEVSESFFWTFCDDYVELVKSRAYGSGAAAESAQATLAVALSVLLRLFAPVLPFVTEEVWSWWQAGSVHRAIWPRATELPRGGDPAVLEVAGVALAGVRKAKSDAKVSMRADVQTATVIAPEAQVPLVEAARTDLVDAGRIAQLDVLAGTGELTVAVVLAPTED; via the coding sequence ATGGAGACCCGCATCGCGACCCCCGGCAGCATCGCCCCGGGAGCCGAGAGCGGCGTACCCGAGAAGCCGTCGCTCGAGGGCCTCGAGGAGAAGTGGGTCCAGCGCTGGGCGGCCGAGGACACCTACGCGTTCGACCGGGCCACCGCGCTGACCTCGCCCCGGGAGCAGACCTACTCGATCGACACCCCGCCCCCGACCGCCAGCGGCTCGCTGCACGTGGGGCACGTCTTCAGCTACACGCACACCGACTTCGTCGCCCGCTACCAGCGGATGCTCGGCAAGCACGTCTTCTACCCGATGGGCTGGGACGACAACGGCCTGCCGACCGAGCGCCGGGTGCAGAACTACTACGGCGTGCGCTGCGACCCCTCGCTGCACTACGACCCGTCGTTCACGCCCCCGGAGAACCCCGGCAAGGACCAGCTGCCGATCTCGCGGCGCAACTTCGTCGAGCTGTGCATGCGGCTGACCGAGGAGGACGAGCTCGCCTTCGAGCAGCTGTGGCGCCGGGTCGGGCTGTCGGTGGACTGGTCGAACGTCTACCGGACGATCTCGGAGAGCTCGCGGGCCATCGCGCAGAAGATGTTCCTGCACAACCTGGCCCGCGGTGAGGCCTACGCGCAGGAGGCGCCCACCCTCTGGGACGTCACGTTCCGCACCGCCGTCGCGCAGGCCGAGCTGGAGGACCGCGAGCGCCCCGGCGCCTACCACCGGATCTCCTTCCACGGCCCGTCCGGCCCGGTCTTCATCGAGACGACGCGGCCCGAGCTGCTGCCCGCCTGCGTCGCGCTGGTGGCCCACCCCGACGACGAGCGCTACCAGCCGCTGTTCGGCAAGACGGTGCGCACGCCGGTGTTCGACGTCGAGGTGCCGGTGGTCGCGCACCGGCTGGCCGAGCCGGACAAGGGCTCGGGCATCGCGATGATCTGCACCTTCGGCGACCTCAACGACGTCACGTGGTGGCGCGAGCTGCAGCTGCCGACCCGGGCGATCGTCGGCTGGGACGGCCGGATCGTGGCCGACCCGCCGGCCGACGTCCCCGCCGGTCCGTACTCCGAGCTGGCCGGCAAGACCGTCTTCAGCGCCCAGCAGCGGATGGTCGAGCTGCTGCGCGAGTCCGGCGACCTCTCCGGCGAGCCGAAGCCGATCACGCACCCGGTGAAGTTCTTCGAGAAGGGCGAGCGCCCGCTGGAGATCGTCACCACGCGGCAGTGGTACATCCGCAACGGCGGCCGCTCCCCCGAGCTGCGCGACGCCCTGCTGGCCCGCGGCCGGGAGATCCAGTGGATCCCCGAGCACATGCGGCACCGCTACGACAACTGGGTCGAGGGCCTCAACGGCGACTGGCTGATCAGCCGGCAGCGGTTCTTCGGCGTCCCGTTCCCGGTCTGGTACCGCCTGGACGACGAGGGCCAGCCGGTCCACGACGAGCCGATCCTGGCGGCCGAGGACGCGCTGCCGGTGGACCCCTCCTCCGACGTCCCGCCGGGCTTCGAGGAGTCCCAGCGCGGCACGCCGGGCGGGTTCATGGCCGACCCCGACGTCATGGACACCTGGGCGACGTCCTCGCTGTCGCCGCAGGTGGCCTCGGGCTGGGAGACCGACCCGCAGCTGTTCGCGCACGTCTTCCCGATGGACCTGCGCCCGCAGGCGCACGACATCATCCGGACCTGGCTGTTCTCCACCGTGGTGCGCTCGCACTTCGAGTTCGACGCCGTGCCGTGGTCGCACGCGGCCATCTCCGGGTTCGTGGTCGACCCCGACCGCAAGAAGATGTCGAAGTCGAAGGGCAACGCGACGACCCCGATCGACGTCCTGGAGCGCTACGGCACCGACGCCGTGCGCTGGCGGGCGGCCGGGGCGCGGCCGGGCGCGGACTCGCCGTTCGACGAGGCGCAGATGAAGGTCGGCCGCCGGCTGGCCATGAAGATCCTCAACGTCGGCAAGTTCGTGCTGGGCCTGGGCGCCTCGGCGGGGCTGTCGGTCGACCAGGTCACCGAGCCGCTGGACCTCGCCGTCCTGGCCCGGCTGGCCGAGGTGGTCGACGACGCCACCGCGGCGATGGACGCCTACAACTACACCCGCGCGCTCGAGGTCTCCGAGTCCTTCTTCTGGACCTTCTGCGACGACTACGTCGAGCTGGTGAAGTCGCGGGCGTACGGGTCCGGCGCCGCCGCGGAGTCGGCGCAGGCGACCCTCGCCGTGGCGCTGTCGGTGCTGCTGCGGCTGTTCGCGCCGGTGCTGCCGTTCGTCACCGAGGAGGTCTGGTCCTGGTGGCAGGCCGGCTCGGTGCACCGGGCGATCTGGCCGCGCGCCACGGAGCTGCCCCGCGGCGGCGACCCGGCCGTGCTGGAGGTCGCGGGGGTGGCGCTGGCCGGGGTCCGCAAGGCGAAGTCCGACGCCAAGGTCTCGATGCGGGCCGATGTGCAGACCGCCACCGTGATCGCCCCGGAGGCGCAGGTGCCGCTGGTCGAGGCGGCGCGCACCGACCTGGTCGACGCCGGGCGGATCGCGCAGCTCGACGTCCTCGCCGGCACCGGTGAGCTGACCGTCGCCGTCGTCCTGGCGCCCACGGAGGACTGA
- a CDS encoding DUF4233 domain-containing protein: MTAPDPVRAARALNGGAAAVLVLEAIVVLFVPRGIAQSGPGLTGFRLTYLLVLAVLLILAAGVQRRPRGLVIGTVLQVPLVLTGLFNSVLWVVGGIFALLWLYLLQLRRDMLGSILPRPAAPHPAPDPSPDTPPGSQEEQPHQ; this comes from the coding sequence GTGACGGCGCCCGACCCGGTCCGCGCCGCGCGGGCGCTCAACGGCGGCGCCGCCGCGGTGCTCGTGCTCGAGGCGATCGTCGTCCTGTTCGTGCCGCGCGGGATCGCGCAGAGCGGGCCGGGCCTCACCGGCTTCCGGCTGACCTACCTGCTGGTCCTCGCCGTCCTGCTGATCCTGGCCGCGGGGGTGCAGCGGCGCCCGCGCGGGCTGGTCATCGGCACGGTCCTGCAGGTCCCGCTGGTCCTGACCGGGCTGTTCAACTCCGTGCTGTGGGTGGTCGGCGGCATCTTCGCGCTGCTGTGGCTGTACCTGCTGCAGCTGCGGCGGGACATGCTCGGCTCGATCCTGCCGCGCCCGGCGGCGCCCCATCCGGCGCCCGATCCGTCGCCCGACACGCCTCCCGGGTCGCAGGAGGAGCAGCCGCACCAGTAG
- a CDS encoding Clp protease N-terminal domain-containing protein yields MFERFTEEARRVVVLAQTEAREAREPFIDATHLLLGIAMVGGPGGQALHAAGVDPSRLRTAVREVGDPSSALDADALAALGIDLGKVQAAAEAAFGSGALADRARQGRRRPGGHLPFTDHAKKALSLSLRAAIRRGDGEIDTRHVLLGVLGAEEKRSSAVLDHLDVDLTDLRRRLDAPDAA; encoded by the coding sequence ATGTTCGAACGCTTCACCGAGGAGGCCCGGCGGGTGGTCGTCCTCGCCCAGACGGAGGCGCGCGAGGCCCGCGAGCCGTTCATCGACGCCACCCACCTGCTGCTCGGCATCGCCATGGTCGGGGGTCCGGGCGGCCAGGCGCTGCACGCGGCGGGCGTCGACCCGTCCCGGTTGCGGACCGCCGTCCGCGAGGTCGGCGACCCCAGCAGCGCCCTGGACGCCGACGCGCTCGCCGCGCTCGGCATCGACCTCGGCAAGGTGCAGGCGGCAGCGGAGGCCGCGTTCGGATCGGGCGCGCTCGCCGACCGCGCCCGCCAGGGCCGCCGCCGTCCGGGCGGGCACCTCCCGTTCACCGACCACGCCAAGAAGGCGCTCTCGCTCTCCCTGCGGGCCGCGATCCGCCGGGGCGACGGCGAGATCGACACCCGGCACGTCCTGCTCGGTGTCCTCGGCGCCGAGGAGAAGCGCTCGAGCGCCGTCCTCGACCACCTGGACGTCGACCTGACCGACCTGCGCCGGCGGCTCGACGCCCCCGACGCCGCGTAG
- a CDS encoding bifunctional folylpolyglutamate synthase/dihydrofolate synthase yields MSTTEHGEMARVEKALLERWPENRLEPSLTRINALMDLLGSPQRAYPVVQVAGTNGKTTTARMVDELLRGFGLRVGRFTSPHLQSIRERIVLDGEPVSAERFVETYNDIAPYIELVDAGGEIPMSFFEVMVGMAYALFAEAPVDVAVIEVGMGGTWDATNVVDARVAVVTPVALDHAEYLGPDVGTIAGEKAGIIKRDAIAVVAHQEPAALDALVRRVVEVEATLAREGTEFGILDRTVALGGQQLRLQGLGGEYDEVYVPLFGAHQAQNASTALAAVEAFLGAGAATGPIDVETVRTAFAAVRSPGRLERVRTSPTVLVDAAHNPAGMAVTVAAVRESFDFTRLVGVVGCVRGKDVDGMLRELEGICAELVVTQNSSERALPADELGALAVDVFGADRVSVHPLLPEALESAIELAEAGPDDALGGSGVLVTGSVITAGEARTLLQGRSS; encoded by the coding sequence ATGAGCACGACCGAGCACGGTGAGATGGCCCGCGTCGAGAAGGCACTGCTGGAGCGCTGGCCGGAGAACCGGCTCGAGCCGTCGCTGACCCGCATCAACGCGCTGATGGACCTCCTCGGGTCGCCGCAGCGCGCCTACCCCGTCGTCCAGGTGGCCGGCACCAACGGCAAGACGACGACGGCGCGGATGGTCGACGAGCTGCTGCGCGGCTTCGGCCTGCGGGTCGGGCGGTTCACCAGCCCGCACCTGCAGTCCATCCGCGAGCGGATCGTCCTCGACGGCGAGCCGGTCAGCGCCGAGCGGTTCGTCGAGACCTACAACGACATCGCCCCGTACATCGAGCTCGTCGACGCCGGCGGCGAGATCCCGATGAGCTTCTTCGAGGTCATGGTCGGGATGGCGTACGCGCTGTTCGCCGAGGCCCCGGTGGACGTCGCCGTCATCGAGGTCGGCATGGGCGGCACGTGGGACGCGACCAACGTCGTGGACGCCCGGGTCGCCGTCGTCACCCCTGTCGCGCTGGACCACGCCGAGTACCTCGGCCCCGACGTCGGCACGATCGCCGGCGAGAAGGCCGGGATCATCAAGCGCGACGCGATCGCCGTCGTCGCCCACCAGGAGCCGGCCGCCCTCGACGCCCTGGTCCGCCGGGTGGTCGAGGTGGAGGCCACGCTGGCGCGGGAGGGCACCGAGTTCGGCATCCTCGACCGCACGGTCGCCCTCGGCGGCCAGCAGTTGCGGCTGCAGGGCCTCGGCGGGGAGTACGACGAGGTGTACGTGCCGCTGTTCGGCGCGCACCAGGCGCAGAACGCCTCCACCGCGCTGGCCGCGGTCGAGGCGTTCCTCGGCGCCGGTGCGGCCACCGGCCCGATCGACGTCGAGACCGTGCGGACGGCGTTCGCCGCCGTCCGGTCACCCGGCCGGCTGGAGCGGGTGCGCACGTCGCCGACCGTGCTGGTCGACGCCGCGCACAACCCGGCCGGCATGGCGGTGACCGTCGCCGCGGTCCGCGAGTCCTTCGACTTCACCCGGCTGGTCGGGGTGGTGGGCTGCGTGCGCGGCAAGGACGTCGACGGGATGCTGCGCGAGCTCGAGGGCATCTGCGCCGAGCTCGTCGTCACCCAGAACAGCTCGGAGCGGGCGCTGCCGGCCGACGAGCTGGGCGCGCTGGCCGTCGACGTGTTCGGCGCCGACCGGGTGAGCGTGCACCCGCTGCTGCCCGAGGCGCTGGAGTCGGCGATCGAGCTCGCCGAGGCCGGCCCGGACGACGCCCTCGGCGGCTCCGGCGTCCTGGTGACCGGCAGCGTGATCACGGCGGGGGAGGCCCGCACGCTGCTGCAGGGTCGCTCGTCGTGA
- a CDS encoding alpha/beta hydrolase, which yields MHGWNWLLGLSLVRGPLHVGLLAGSVAALLGLGFLRRGRPWWMRAVAAAVVAAGVVVLGVRTWLDVTEPWPDALPPVVYAWVGTGVLALLLLGLGWRRQRWWIRSLAVAGALLVVLGAADGIDTVFGAYPTVATALQVAPRDQVPASAVLGPTPTPPAALPAHGDVTQVVIPATRSGFPARPAWLYVPPAYLVAHHPLLPVLVLINGQPGGPRDWLDGGRLAQRMDAFAAAHHGLAPVVVMPDGTGGQLANPLCTDSALGRADTYLSQDVVSWVSTHLQVTPDHAGWAVGGLSYGGTCALQLAVAHPDLFPTFFDASGQEAPTLGSHARTVEVAFGGNAQAFAAINPLQELARRSYAGSAGFLAVGAQDSRYLPQQRAVAAAARNAGMAITTEEVPGTHEWRVWGQALQDALPWLAARQGLTA from the coding sequence GTGCACGGCTGGAACTGGCTGCTCGGGTTGTCGCTGGTCCGCGGCCCGTTGCACGTCGGACTGCTCGCGGGGTCCGTGGCCGCCCTCCTCGGGCTGGGATTCCTGCGCCGGGGCCGGCCGTGGTGGATGCGGGCGGTGGCCGCAGCCGTGGTCGCGGCCGGCGTCGTCGTCCTCGGGGTGCGGACGTGGCTCGACGTCACCGAGCCGTGGCCTGACGCGCTGCCGCCCGTGGTCTACGCCTGGGTGGGCACGGGCGTCCTGGCGCTGCTCCTGCTGGGGCTCGGCTGGCGGCGGCAGCGCTGGTGGATCCGATCGCTGGCGGTCGCCGGGGCGCTGCTCGTCGTCCTCGGTGCCGCCGACGGCATCGACACCGTCTTCGGCGCCTATCCGACCGTGGCGACGGCGCTGCAGGTCGCCCCGCGCGATCAGGTGCCGGCGTCCGCCGTCCTGGGCCCGACCCCGACGCCCCCGGCGGCCCTGCCCGCGCACGGGGACGTGACGCAGGTCGTCATCCCGGCCACGCGATCGGGGTTCCCGGCGCGCCCCGCGTGGCTCTACGTGCCCCCGGCCTACCTCGTCGCCCACCACCCGCTGCTGCCCGTGCTCGTGCTGATCAACGGCCAGCCCGGCGGACCGCGAGACTGGCTCGACGGCGGCCGGCTGGCCCAGCGCATGGACGCCTTCGCCGCCGCGCACCACGGGCTCGCCCCGGTCGTCGTGATGCCCGACGGCACCGGCGGGCAGCTCGCCAACCCCCTCTGCACCGACTCCGCGCTCGGCCGGGCCGACACCTACCTCTCCCAGGACGTCGTGAGCTGGGTGAGCACGCACCTGCAGGTCACCCCCGACCACGCCGGATGGGCGGTCGGCGGGCTGTCCTACGGCGGCACGTGCGCCTTGCAGCTCGCCGTCGCGCACCCCGACCTGTTCCCCACCTTCTTCGACGCCTCGGGCCAGGAGGCACCCACCCTCGGCAGCCACGCCCGGACCGTGGAGGTGGCCTTCGGCGGCAACGCGCAGGCCTTCGCCGCGATCAACCCGCTGCAGGAGCTCGCGCGCCGCTCGTACGCGGGGTCGGCCGGCTTCCTGGCCGTGGGCGCCCAGGACTCCCGGTACCTGCCGCAGCAGCGGGCCGTCGCGGCGGCGGCGCGCAACGCCGGCATGGCGATCACCACCGAGGAGGTCCCGGGCACGCACGAGTGGCGCGTCTGGGGCCAGGCGCTCCAGGACGCGCTGCCCTGGCTGGCGGCCCGGCAGGGGCTGACGGCGTGA